ggaaaagaatgatTTCCAATAGGGAATCTGCGAGGAGGTCAAGGATGAGGAAGCAAAAGCAATTGCAGGATTTGACAGATGAAATGGGCAGATTGGAGGTGGCAAACAATGGCATTGACGGCAAGATTGATGGGATTACAgagaaatatatgatttgtgcAGCTGAGAATAATGTCTTGAGAGCTCGGCTAACGGAATTGACTGAGAGATTAAGATCATTGAATGATGTGATCAAGAATTTGGAAATGGTTGGGGATGCTACTCAATTGCCTGATCCTCTGCTGAAGCCTTGGCAGGTTTCTTGCTCAATGCAGCCTATCCCTGCTTCTTCAGGAATATTTCAGCTCTGAAATGATGGTGACCTTAATGGGCTTCCTCCCTTGCAGTAAATAGCCTTTTGGACATTCGTTTAGCGTAGTTTGTGTCTGGATTTCTGTTTATTGTATGCTCTGTCTGTATTAGTTTTAACTCAGCATGTAGCTGTTAAATGTTCTGTTGAGGTCATGGACTATTGCCTCCTCTTATTTATGTTAGTGTGGAATCTATCAGCCATTTACGCTTGACCAATGAGGCAAAGGGTACATCCCATTATGTTTGTGAAAGCAGATATCCTATGTTTTTAGTTACAATGTTTGATCTTCTCTTGGGAATTCAAAAGTTTGAAGGTTTAGTAAGACAGTGCTGGAGTAATAGAATAGTAGAATCATATGGTTTGGATTAGGTGCTCAAGTTCAAAGTTGATTTTATTTTAGATGAAAcggcagaaaaagaagaagaggaaatcCATTCTCCCTAGGAACTCATTAACATATTGTGCCCACAAATGATTTATAGAAGTCTTATGCTACCCTTTCATCCATTAACAACTTTGGATTCTAGGGtattacttttctttaattatgACGGCATCTCATGAACAGCTACAGCTTAAGCTGATATTTGTTCAGGACTTTTAACACATACCCTGGTCCCTGGATGAAATGATTATGCTGGATACTCATTATTCTATGTGGTTGGAGCATCTATTTGTTCCTTAGGGAAGCTTGAAGTTGGTGGTCTTCAAGACATAATATCTATTTGCTGGATAATCATTAGTAGTACAAGTAATTCTGCAGCTGGTTGAGAATTTTAGttgaaaatgacaaaaattcTTCCACCTATTTGGTTGTTGACCTCTGGAAATATGAATAACATTAAGGTTAGGTATATCCAGTTGTAGGCAGATATAGATAGGTTTAAGGGGATAACACCAGAATCTTCCCATTTGCCTGTGATAACCAAGTCCAGCTTCCTGTAGTTTAGATTGTAACATCTACCTTCCTTGTTCAAAATGACTGTAATAACTCTCACCTAACACATGCTGTTGCTGCTCACAccaaaatttcccttttaacAGTCCCAAGAAAAGTGATTTAAATGACTTATCTTCAAAGACCATATTTAGTCAAATTTGGTGGTTTGGGCTGGGAGGAatggaaaataaaatgatatttgAAGTTGAAAACATTACCAAgatgatggtgatgataataaaaaaattaaaaacatgtAACGAGAAAGAATCCTCCCAAACTATTGCAACatctcttttattacttttttatgTGGACATATGTGCCCACATTGAATTAAGCATAACAGATTGCTTGCATTGCACCCATTGCAGTCGAGAGTTCTGTAGAAATGCATCCTGGAGCTATGCCGTCAAATTTGCATAATCTtcccaaaaagaagaaaacaactaTCAGTATCTGCAAATAAATTAGGAACTTTGGCATCAGAAATTCCCCCATTTCTCTATGCAATTCTTCCAACTAGAAACAAATAAAACTCTTCACCATTCTCTGCAGAAACAAAGCATACCAATATGTACTTCAAGCTTGTTTCTATTCTCCAAGCTGCTCAACATGGCCAAAACCACACTACTAAAAGTAGTCTCACTTTGCCTGTTTTTTGCACTTCGGTGCAACTGCAACCTTTTTATTGGGTATCCATCCTCTTATGCCACCCCTATTTCAAAGCCCATTGACGAGCCAATTACTGATGATGCTATTGATGGCTCTAATCCAAGCTTTACAGCTACAAAAATGATGGCTGAAGGAATTCCTCAGGATGATAAAAGTTGGATTGCTATTGGATCCATGGTTTAAAGACTCGGCCGAGACCGAGATGATTCGACCGAGTCATCACCGGAACGGTATTTTTCGTTCCGATACCAAGGCCAGATAATTCTGAAATAATGGATCGTTGATAACTCGGCCGAGACATCTCCAAGACGGAAAAATTAGCCGAGTCATCCTGAGTCAactcaaatttttattatttttgtttgtcttatttttttacaattttagaatattaaatgttttaaaaatttgtatCTCGCCGAGACCGCAACTGATATGTCGAGACCGATATGGAACAATCCGGACTATGACCTTGACCGCGACCGCGACTTTGGATCAAGTAGCATTACTAGGAAACTGCTACAGAGCGATGATTGCCCAGCGTGCCCCGGCAACGGTTGTCCAGCAGTTCGCAAATGCAAAATATTTTGCTGCTGAGTGCTGATAATCAAAATTCAGGCAGAGCCCAGAATTTGAATAAAACATAATCAAGTCGCGTTTTGCTTATGATGATCAACTACGCACTTGCTACTGGCCATATATGCATGGAATCCACCATCCCATAATAAGACTGCTCCATATTTGGAGTTGATACAAGCAGCTTTTGAATAGCAGTATCACTATGCATTCTTTCCTATCGTTTCTATGAACTGTTTTATGCTTTTGTTGTTTTACTATATTGGAATCAATGGTTGCTGTGAATTTTCTATGACAATATGTTTTAGCCCGTTCTTCCAACCAAAAGTTCATGTTTGAGTTCAGAATTCGTGCATAAAATAGATGAAATTTTCATGTGACCAGATTGCGGCACATAACTTGAGAGAACATTTTGTTGATTTAAAAAATGACTGATTAATTTAagcacttctttttttttggacgACCtcctatttgatgatattaatatttgtacatggtgatagagagagggagagagagagagagagagaccaaaaaaataaaaaaagaacgATCCAAAGGATTAATTTGCAACAGGAAAATGTTGATTGCCAATTCTGAAATTTCATCATCTAATACTGAAAAAGTAGGATATAGCTAGAGAAAGAAAACCATGACATCTACATATTAACATAGATAGACACGTACACAAGACGTTTTAGCACAATTACTTAAGAATTTCATCGTCACCATGGCAATTGATACAATGCAGCAGTCCCTCTTAATTAGCTCTCATTTCATTTACTCCTGCAGCAATGAGCTGGGCTGAGACTGATACAGTCAATAAGAGCAAAAAGGAGTACTGAAGTTGTTGACGTTTGGCTTGTCCAAATAGGAGAGTTATGAGATTTCTCGAATTCTTTGAATATTGCCACGAATAGCCAAGGTAGCCAGTTGTAATCCTCTGTGCTACTATTCAGTACCAAATTTAGTATTGATCTCACGTGAGggtagaagaaatttaaataaacagTACATGATAAGTTAAATAGATAGGACACTTGATATAAATATGAGGGCAAAAAACCTGAGCTGCCACTAAACTATTGGTCagatcatgttttggccatcaaactattttttgtcaataattggccactaaacaacttaatcagTAAATCCGTGACCATTTAGTCAATAATTGCTCTTAATCTATGAAATTAGCAGTACACGTGGCAAAGTACAGGGGTAATTTTGTCTAACAACTACGCGACTCTATTTCATAGATTAACTATTAATTTCATAAATTAAGAGTAATTATCAACTAAATGGTCATGAGTTTActgattaagttgtttagtAACCAATTACTgacgaaaaatagtttgatAGCCAAAGCATGATCCGACTAATAATTTAGTAACCGCTGAGATTTTTTACCCTAACTATGAAAGTGTCACGGAATTGTCACTAAAAAAGTAACACTGAAGATCCCACGTGTAAGCAAGGTAACACAAAATAGCCAAGGTAGCACCAAAGTACTCCACAGAGTATTAAAACTGAGAGCCATCACTAGGATGTTTTTGTCTTTGGTAAACTAGTAACCGATGATGATGGCATCCCTTCAAGGCAGCTGGGTGGTTTTCCCTGTGTTGAAAGTGGGAGGAAGTTAGGTTAATTTGTAGGAGTCGGATGGACCATATATAGGTGGTGAAATTGTTTTTAACATTTGATAGAATCCCAAGAAAGCTGATTTGTGTAGGCTGGATTACGCGACCAGTTATGGCGTTTATTAGGAGTTTTAAGAATTTTGGGGCTAGTTTGGTGCAACATGATTCAGAGGATTAGACTtcaattttctcttattttggggtgtttttgaaaattgaAGCTAAAACACCCCTAATTTTCTCTTATGTGCTTAAAGGATTAGCTGTTTTCgaagtgtttttgaaaaattttactgtagcaaagtttttagagtatattttggaatatttaagagtagaagagtttttagaatatattttgaaatattttttaaatattaaaaaaaatttagactgcTTTTTAGAATATCTtgtagagtactttttaaaaacttttataatatttgaaaaaccaatttttgaaaaactgatgaatccaaacaaagccacAGGTAACCCGTAATTGGatggaaagaaaacaaaaccatctctttgttttttgtgaattttttttgcttAGTAAAAGAAAGAGTGCTATTTATTAACGACATAAGTACACAAACAAACACATAAACCTAACAAACGTTGAATAGTGATAAATCTTATAAGAAATGATATGTAGATGGTGGCTTACATGTTAGGAAACAACAAACAAGACATACAAACAAACGTTAACATGAAACTTTTTCATGGTAGTGCAAGTTTCTGGGTAGAAACATGATCAGCAGTTAATTGGCTAGTCCAAGATGGTTCCTATTCACTAAGATGGGATAACCATCAAAATTGAGAGCAGTACTATCACGGTTGTTTTGACCATGTTCAAAGTTGAAAATAGGAGGAAAATGGGCTTTTAGAAGTTGGGTCAATCAACTTAACCTCGATTTACATCCCTTCTGATCACCTTTTTCTCTGTTTAATTATCTATTCACGTTTTTGTTATCTACACAATTAAACCTTGtggatatatatatttttttgaacaCGCATCGACTTGATCTTGATGTATTTCTGATAACAATAAGGAGTCAATATGATCTTCAGAAATATTTGGTCATTAATTTGGATGCAATATTTTGGT
This portion of the Coffea arabica cultivar ET-39 chromosome 2e, Coffea Arabica ET-39 HiFi, whole genome shotgun sequence genome encodes:
- the LOC113732960 gene encoding bZIP transcription factor 53-like; the encoded protein is MSSESDQRYAVMDEKKRKRMISNRESARRSRMRKQKQLQDLTDEMGRLEVANNGIDGKIDGITEKYMICAAENNVLRARLTELTERLRSLNDVIKNLEMVGDATQLPDPLLKPWQVSCSMQPIPASSGIFQL